A genomic region of Rickettsiales bacterium contains the following coding sequences:
- a CDS encoding polymorphic toxin type 44 domain-containing protein: protein MQHKNLPLFDVTPEGLTLAGNLMAKRRQDGAFFIHAQQLTKTLASAYGNDIITPHTIRYLNRAGELMAKVQDADWDAQTPHDMHHIPALAQVRMLLALATPIPLYKYSPEQPRIPAGNRNGGQWTNEGDSSTAASDHNGEYQVADSNQIMTDTTVDNSNNKSLVKPTSVKLDDGTTVIDPTTGKPILMPADVSLNDNAKWGEELSNSYLRSGHMFAAFMPDGSMDYQRTYSNQSDKNGNPLINRNYIDFGNFNYGVVGAAAGYSLSELLNAAATINSRNVFSSRTNIVTNPFDTSLEKPWLSNPRNDKFIIMGYNAYINGKIKASK, encoded by the coding sequence ATGCAGCACAAGAATCTTCCTCTCTTCGACGTAACTCCCGAGGGGCTGACACTGGCTGGCAACCTGATGGCCAAACGGCGACAGGACGGAGCATTTTTCATTCACGCACAGCAACTAACCAAAACACTGGCATCAGCCTATGGCAACGATATCATAACGCCTCATACAATTCGCTATCTCAATCGCGCGGGAGAGCTAATGGCGAAAGTGCAGGATGCTGACTGGGATGCGCAAACACCGCACGATATGCACCATATCCCTGCACTGGCACAGGTAAGAATGTTACTCGCGCTTGCCACCCCAATTCCACTCTATAAATATTCTCCCGAACAACCACGCATCCCTGCAGGCAATCGCAACGGCGGACAGTGGACAAATGAAGGTGACAGCAGTACTGCCGCATCAGATCATAATGGTGAATATCAGGTAGCAGATTCCAACCAAATCATGACCGATACAACGGTGGATAATAGTAACAATAAATCTTTGGTTAAGCCTACATCTGTAAAACTGGATGATGGCACTACTGTTATAGACCCAACAACCGGAAAACCCATCTTGATGCCTGCTGATGTATCATTAAATGATAATGCAAAATGGGGCGAAGAACTTTCAAACTCTTACCTGAGATCAGGCCACATGTTTGCTGCCTTTATGCCCGATGGTTCTATGGATTACCAACGAACATACAGCAATCAATCAGATAAAAATGGGAATCCACTTATCAACAGAAATTATATTGATTTTGGCAATTTCAATTACGGCGTTGTAGGCGCTGCCGCTGGTTATTCGCTGTCTGAGCTTCTGAACGCAGCAGCAACCATAAACTCTCGAAATGTTTTCTCCTCACGCACCAATATTGTAACAAATCCTTTTGATACAAGTCTTGAAAAACCATGGCTTAGCAATCCACGCAATGACAAATTCATTATCATGGGATATAACGCTTATATCAACGGTAAAATCAAAGCTAGCAAATGA
- the tdh gene encoding L-threonine 3-dehydrogenase yields MKALVKSKAQEGLWLADVPVPAFGINDVLVKVLKTGICGTDLHIYNWDAWAQKTIQIPTVIGHEFVGRITEIGSNVTGFKVGDLVSAEGHIVCGHCRNCLAGRRHLCAHTLGIGVNRDGAFAEYVAVPAINVWPCSSTLPLEYFAIFDPLGNAAHTALSFDLIGEDVLITGAGPIGIMAALMARHAGARHIVITDINPYRLQLAQSVNVTAALNVAKDDIRDVMKKLHMTEGFDVGLEMSGNPQALNLMIESMAHGGKIAMLGIQPSNTGVDWDTVVFKGLTIKGIYGRQMFETWYKLTAMLQSGMDIAPVITHRFSYRDFQKGFDIMRKGESGKIILDWEE; encoded by the coding sequence ATGAAAGCACTGGTAAAATCAAAAGCTCAGGAAGGCCTATGGTTGGCGGATGTGCCCGTGCCTGCCTTCGGCATTAATGATGTACTGGTCAAAGTCCTCAAGACCGGCATTTGCGGCACGGATCTGCATATTTATAACTGGGATGCCTGGGCCCAGAAAACAATCCAGATTCCAACGGTCATCGGCCATGAATTCGTCGGCCGTATCACGGAAATCGGCAGCAATGTAACCGGCTTCAAAGTGGGTGACCTTGTCAGCGCCGAAGGCCATATCGTCTGCGGCCATTGCCGCAACTGCCTTGCCGGAAGGCGGCATCTGTGCGCGCATACGCTCGGCATCGGCGTGAACCGCGACGGTGCATTCGCGGAATATGTTGCAGTTCCTGCCATCAATGTCTGGCCTTGCAGCAGCACGCTCCCCCTCGAATATTTCGCCATCTTTGACCCGTTAGGTAACGCGGCTCATACCGCTCTCTCGTTCGACCTGATAGGCGAAGACGTGCTTATCACAGGCGCTGGCCCTATCGGCATCATGGCGGCGCTCATGGCGCGCCATGCCGGAGCACGTCACATTGTGATCACGGATATTAACCCCTACCGCCTCCAGCTCGCGCAATCTGTCAATGTCACCGCTGCTCTGAACGTGGCGAAGGACGATATACGCGATGTAATGAAAAAACTGCATATGACCGAGGGGTTCGATGTCGGGCTGGAAATGTCCGGCAATCCTCAGGCGCTAAACCTGATGATCGAATCCATGGCGCATGGCGGCAAGATTGCGATGCTGGGTATTCAGCCCAGCAACACTGGCGTGGATTGGGACACGGTTGTCTTCAAAGGCCTCACGATCAAAGGCATCTATGGCCGCCAGATGTTCGAAACCTGGTACAAGCTCACGGCAATGCTGCAAAGCGGAATGGATATCGCGCCCGTCATCACGCATCGTTTCTCCTATCGCGATTTCCAAAAAGGGTTCGACATCATGCGTAAGGGCGAGTCGGGTAAAATCATCCTCGACTGGGAGGAATAA